A window of Asterias rubens chromosome 22, eAstRub1.3, whole genome shotgun sequence contains these coding sequences:
- the LOC117305061 gene encoding SAM pointed domain-containing Ets transcription factor-like, protein MYTMAETCTINPTPFSGFGQEVKAFDLNLSGDFINFDFITQAQIDGFFDTAPTDTQGGLLQPVESMEGSFNEMLPAQSPIKIEELGSVNVAPLHHQSQYDADMDQVQQLIVREVMGDIVTACELINIPTDPCRWNSEQVKKWVEWTRHQYRLPEIEVGFFAMDGLSLCNLTDEQFRQLSPKSGDILYAHLDIWKNAAGRMNVADNILSPHLPASQVFVGNEQCSYMDLSSLGGYETSSSMSNSDDEASIPSPGPTSGPNTFMTPNHTGGIHLWQFLKDLLVQPDSYGYCIRWLDRPQGIFKIEDSVEVARLWGLRKNRPAMNYDKLSRSIRQYYKKGIMKKTEIAQRLVYQFVHPC, encoded by the exons ATGTACACAATGGCAGAAACGTGCACTATCAACCCAACTCCATTTAGCGGGTTTGGACAG GAAGTGAAGGCCTTCGACTTGAACCTATCAGGTGACTTCATCAACTTTGATTTCATCACCCAAGCTCAAATCGATGGCTTCTTCGACACAGCCCCGACAGACACACAAGGGGGTCTCCTCCAACCGGTCGAGTCGATGGAGGGGTCATTCAACGAGATGTTGCCTGCCCAGTCACCCATTAAGATTGAGGAGTTGGGGTCAGTGAATGTTGCACCCCTTCATCATCAGAGCCAGTATGATGCTGATATGGATCAGGTGCAACAGTTGATTGTACGAGAAGTCATGGGTGATATCGTCACAGCCTGCGAGCTCATCAACATCCCAACAG ATCCTTGCAGATGGAACTCAGAACAAGTTAAGAAGTGGGTGGAGTGGACGAGACATCAATATCGCCTACCTGAGATTGAAGTTGGCTTCTTCGCAATGGATGGCTTGAGCTTGTGCAATCTTACAGACGAGCAGTTCCGTCAACTCTCACCCAAGTCCGGCGATATCTTGTATGCTCATCTCGACATCTGGAAGAATG CTGCTGGCCGAATGAATGTAGCTGATAACATCTTGTCCCCACATCTTCCAGCCTCTCAAGTGTTTGTTGGCAATGAACAGTGTAGTTATATGGATCTCAGTTCATTGGGCGGGTATGAGACATCAAGCTCCATGTCAAACAGTGATG ATGAGGCATCTATCCCTTCTCCTGGTCCAACATCAGGCCCCAACACTTTCATGACCCCTAACCACACCGGCGGAATTCACTTGTGGCAGTTCTTGAAGGATTTACTTGTGCAGCCTGATTCCTACGGCTACTGCATCAGGTGGTTGGACAGACCCCAAG GTATTTTCAAGATTGAAGATTCAGTCGAAGTTGCCCGCCTTTGGGGGCTCCGTAAGAACCGACCAGCAATGAACTACGACAAATTGAGTCGCTCTATTAGGCAGTACTACAAGAAAGGTATCATGAAGAAAACAGAAATCGCACAACGACTAGTTTACCAGTTTGTCCACCCATGTTAG